CAAGGAAAATGTGGAACAATATCTATAAAATCACACACTCATGTGGAACATCATTGCTGATAATTGCTTTTAGATTTTGTCTGACATAAATTGGTCTACTTTGATTTGATTTGGCCTATTTTTTGGTCTTGCTCTGCTTCATGACTTCAGTTAATTCTTTTTCTGCATTAAAGGCTTTGGTAAGGAAAGCAGATCAGGAGGTAGTGGACATGCTCCCAAGGTCGGTTGAGATAGTGATTGGGGATGTTGGCGATCCGGCAACCCTCAAGGCTGCTGTAGAAGGCTGTAATAAAATAATCTATTGTGCTACTGCCCGCTCTACCATTACAGGTGATCTCTTCAGAGTTGATCATCTAGGAGTTTATAATCTCTGTAAAGCATTTCAGGTGTGACTCAATTCCTTAAAATCTCTTCCCTTATGCCAAGGTGTTGCCTGTATGCAAGCATGTCTTCTCTACTGTGGTTTATTTATCAGTGCTTATATTTGATTTTCAGGATTACAACAATAAATTGGCCCAGTTGCGTGCTGGTAAAAGCAGTAAAAGCAAGCTTGTGATTACCAAATTCAAATCTCCGTCTTCATTGGATGGATGGGAAGTTCGACAAGGAACTTACTTCCAGGATGTAGTTGCCACAAAATATGATGGAGGGATGGATGCTAAGTTTGAGTTCACTGAGAATGGAGAGGCTGTTTTCTCAGGTATGGTGGATCTTAATGAATAATTTTAGCTGGGATTTTTGGCTGCATTGCTTACAAGAGAAGATTCATACGCTACTACTTTTAGTGTAAACAGGGAGTCCAAAAATTCTCCTTTGAGTTTTGACCCTATATATTCTTTTGTTGTTACTTTTAGGGTATGTCTTCACTAGAGGAGGATTTGTGGAACTGTCCAAAAAGCTTTCTCTACCTCTAGGTTCCACTCTTGACAGGTACTGGAcaccaaataaataattattttgttttgTGTTTCTGAAGATATAAACTTATATCTTGATTTATGTATAATGAGTCAAAATCTGTCATGTTGTTAGATATGAGGGTCTGGTTCTTTCTGTTGGTGGAAATGGAAGATCCTATGTATTAATTCTCGAGGCTGGTCCATTGGCGGATCCAAGTCAGAGCAAGTTATATTTTGCAAGAATTAGTACAAAAGTCGGATTTTGTAGGGTAACAATCATTGCCTTCTAATGAAGTTATGGTCCATTGAttctacattttttttattaacctGCTTTGAATTCTAAGTCATGATAGGTAAAGTTATAGCTTTTGTTTACTATCTTTATTTATGTGGCAGGTTAGAGTACCATTTTCATCATTCCGGCCTGTGCAACCAGACGATCCACCATTGGACCCTTTCCTTATACATACATTGACTATACGCTTTGAGCCTAGAAGACAGGTTTCCTTTTGGCAAGAGCAATTTTAATTTACACATGTTGACTGCATCTTTTCATGTAGATAGATTTACAATCCCTTTCTTGTGCATATATTATGATTCCTTCTCTTGTACTTACACTGACAAATCACAATCTTGTTCATTACATTATTGGACAAAAAGCATGATATTGTCCCAAAACTAAATAAATTCTACAACCTTTTTCTATAGATGAAGAAATTTTTTAGACGGAGAAGAAAATACAAAGATTTTTTGGATGGGGTTAAGATTGTTACATTGTGAACCTAACTCTCTCCCCAAAAGCTAGAAGCTAGTTTAGAGAAAGACTAATGCTGTGAGAAACCACAAGGCAAcaaacaagagaaatgaagaaagcTTCTAGCTTTCCCTCCTttcttttttaattctattttattcCTGGTCTGTCTTTTTACCATGTTAATTTTTGTTTGTTCAAAGTAGGTAATATTTTCACCCATTGCTCATTTTATATTCATTATTGTTTCAGAAGCCTGTCGAAGTAAATGCTGAAACGAAACAGGATTTGAGAAGTTTTAAGCTTATATTGGAATATATAAAAGCCTTGCCTGTAAGTGTTGAACTACAGTTTATTCTTCATTATATAGCATGAACAATAATGTTGATTTGTGTGCATGTCTAATGTTCAATGTATGCTAATTGTAAAGCTTGTTTATTTGTAGATTCCGATGGTAGAGCTTATTCGTATTATTTATTACTTCTTGCTTGAGATGAATGAACCGGATAAATGATGTCCaaatttctttttcttgttaTATTCGTGGGCAAGGATGCCAGCAACAGTATGGGTCTTAGTCTTAGCAGTTAATGTTATCAAAGCCTCGAATTTTCTGTCTTTCGCAATATGGAACTTTTGTATGGTGCTCTCAAAAATTCACTTCTCTCTTACACACTCGCTCCCTCACTGACACGAGTGCACATGCGCCCAATTGTATGTTTCACATTAGTTGCATGAGTTTATACCGATCCTAATCAAATAATTGTTCTGTGCATGGTATCATGCTATTGTCTGTTGTCATGTTAGCTATGTGAAAAATTCTTGCACAGCATAAATGTCATTGTTTGAAAGCAGAAAAACCAGCAAGCTGAATGTGCTTAATAAGGCATCTTGATGATATATATTCGGCATTAACAGTGATTATTCCTTTTTGTGTGGTGTTAATCTTTTGTTTGTGTGTTACACTGCAGACTGGGCAAGAAACCGATTTTGTTCTAGTTTCATGTTCGGGATTAGGAATTGAACCTTCTAGACGGGAGCAGGTTCTTAAAGCCAAGAGGGTTAGCTCCATCCCTTGAGTATTTGTTGGGATTTATTTGAgactttcttcttctctatttatattttaattatttagttataTATCCTGGGTGAGGACTTATACCTGATTATGGAGCACTGTTGAATGTGTCCAGGCAGGGGAAGACTCCTTAAGAAGATCTGGTCTTGGATACACAATAGTTCGTCCCGGACCCCTCGAGGTGAACTCTATGTTGCAAATTGGAGGATATAGTTGTTAAGCTTACCAAATGGCTTCTGGGTTTCTAGCATATGCTTAATTGTATCATTGGAAACACTATAAGTGTCTTAGGAGTTAGAACTGAAGTTAGGTAAagaaacaaattgaaattaaagaattGAAGACGAAATGGTCTATTTATAGGCATTTAAACAAAAAGTGTAATGTTGAAAGATGTTCGGCATATTCATTCAGTTTGTGGAGTCATAATCGTAGTTTTCTGTTCTGTTCTTGTTGTCTAACATTCAGATTCTCTGACAGGAGGAGCCTGGTGGGCAGCGTGCTCTAATATTTGACCAAGGAAATAGAATATCTCAGGTCTGTGTATTCTATTAAATATCAGATACAAGTATTTTTCTGAGTTTATTTTTCGTTTTCCAATGCATAAGCCTATACCTTTTCCAATGCATATCCAGGGCATCAGCTGCGCCGATGTGGCTGATATATGTGTGAAAGCACTACATGATTCATCAGCTAGAAACAAAAGTTTTGATGTGAGTATAACACTATATGCTAAAAAGAATAAGAATAGGCTTAAGCCAAAAGAAACTAAACTGAAGTCTTAACCTTGCCTAGGTTTGTTATGAGTATGTTGCTGAGCAAGGGAAGGAGCTGTATGAGCTGGTAAGTGAACAATGGTTAATATCATGTGTGTTGGAAAGAAAtataatgagaaaaaaaaagtacTTCTTTATGATCTGGTATGCATTCATGCAAACTCATCCCTTTTTTTAATTTGTGTTTGCTTAGGTTGCACACTTGCCTGACAAAGCAAATAACTATCTCACTCCAGCACTTTCTGTCTTGGAGAAGAATACCTAATCACCTCCAGTTGAATACAAAATACTTTAGGTTATGTTTTGCCTGGGGATAAAGAGTGGATTGAAAATCTTTGTGGATGAGTTCTACGtgtaatttttataaattacaCTCTCATTCATGAACATTGTTATACCATTTTAACTCCTCCAACCAAACATAGCCTGAAAGCTAGATTTTAATGTATATGTGTATGTTCATATTCTACCCAAAATTTAATCTTTTTTCCTATAGTCAATAGATGAAATGCATTATGCAAACAAAAGCATGGATATGTAGAGCCTTGTTTGATAAGATGTACAGACTGAGTTCTTGGATCATTGGATGTAATTCTTGTAACAGCTTCTGAAGTAAAGGGAAAAATCAAAACTGCGAAAACCTTGCTAAAAGGCATCCCGTCTCGATTATTGTTGGTTAACCCTTTTTAATAATATAATCTCTTGAATGAGCACTAGGATCACGAACAAATGGAAGTAAGAGAGGGCTATGCTAGAGGATAAGCTTGTGAATTCTGATTGTCTTGTTATCGGATCACTGCCAATTAATGGGTTGCATAATAATTGGACAGTTCTAAACCAAATTGAAATTCAGCTTGTCACATGATCTGATGGCTTCTCGTGTGATTTTTACATGGAATATAGTTGTGCAAATATAGTTCCCATTTTCGTTAACTTCCCTGGTTAGTTTTCATGGCACAGAGAGGGCCAGAGAGGCTTCACCACAACACTTGTGGAGGACATGCATTCATGATGGTTGTGGACTTTGTGTCTCTTGAAAGAGCCACACTAGNNNNNNNNNNNNNNNNNNNNNNNNNNNNNNNNNNNNNNNNNNNNNNNNNNNNNNNNNNNNNNNNNNNNNNNNNNNNNNNNNNNNNNNNNNNNNNNNNNNTATTAAGATGAGATCAAGCTTGAATGAGGAGTAAAGTGATTGCTATCAAATTAAGACAGtaaaacatatatataatagAAGTTATAATTTTAATGGCGATTAAT
The DNA window shown above is from Arachis ipaensis cultivar K30076 chromosome B08, Araip1.1, whole genome shotgun sequence and carries:
- the LOC107612804 gene encoding uncharacterized protein LOC107612804 isoform X4: MSSAAAATTANTALYSNTRFSSELLAPSINAFSKTHFSTCSNSLRPKRNTRLILAPRASPPSDSAKSTEDSGKRKRRKKSDDGNGGDGEEGEDDDNRLQLSLDDVNPVGLGRKSRQIFDEVWRKFSGLGQISRTSRTDDEETLFIREGPMCEFVIPGAQNTTVLVVGATSRIGRIVVRKLMIRGYLVKALVRKADQEVVDMLPRSVEIVIGDVGDPATLKAAVEGCNKIIYCATARSTITGDLFRVDHLGVYNLCKAFQDYNNKLAQLRAGKSSKSKLVITKFKSPSSLDGWEVRQGTYFQDVVATKYDGGMDAKFEFTENGEAVFSGYVFTRGGFVELSKKLSLPLGSTLDRYEGLVLSVGGNGRSYVLILEAGPLADPSQSKLYFARISTKVGFCRKPVEVNAETKQDLRSFKLILEYIKALPLMLSKPRIFCLSQYGTFVWCSQKFTSLLHTRSLTDTSAHAPNCMFHISCMSLYRS
- the LOC107612804 gene encoding uncharacterized protein LOC107612804 isoform X1, yielding MSSAAAATTANTALYSNTRFSSELLAPSINAFSKTHFSTCSNSLRPKRNTRLILAPRASPPSDSAKSTEDSGKRKRRKKSDDGNGGDGEEGEDDDNRLQLSLDDVNPVGLGRKSRQIFDEVWRKFSGLGQISRTSRTDDEETLFIREGPMCEFVIPGAQNTTVLVVGATSRIGRIVVRKLMIRGYLVKALVRKADQEVVDMLPRSVEIVIGDVGDPATLKAAVEGCNKIIYCATARSTITGDLFRVDHLGVYNLCKAFQDYNNKLAQLRAGKSSKSKLVITKFKSPSSLDGWEVRQGTYFQDVVATKYDGGMDAKFEFTENGEAVFSGYVFTRGGFVELSKKLSLPLGSTLDRYEGLVLSVGGNGRSYVLILEAGPLADPSQSKLYFARISTKVGFCRVRVPFSSFRPVQPDDPPLDPFLIHTLTIRFEPRRQKPVEVNAETKQDLRSFKLILEYIKALPTGQETDFVLVSCSGLGIEPSRREQVLKAKRAGEDSLRRSGLGYTIVRPGPLEEEPGGQRALIFDQGNRISQGISCADVADICVKALHDSSARNKSFDVCYEYVAEQGKELYELVAHLPDKANNYLTPALSVLEKNT
- the LOC107612804 gene encoding uncharacterized protein LOC107612804 isoform X2, with amino-acid sequence MSSAAAATTANTALYSNTRFSSELLAPSINAFSKTHFSTCSNSLRPKRNTRLILAPRASPPSDSAKSTEDSGKRKRRKKSDDGNGGDGEEGEDDDNRLQLSLDDVNPVGLGRKSRQIFDEVWRKFSGLGQISRTSRTDDEETLFIREGPMCEFVIPGAQNTTVLVVGATSRIGRIVVRKLMIRGYLVKALVRKADQEVVDMLPRSVEIVIGDVGDPATLKAAVEGCNKIIYCATARSTITGDLFRVDHLGVYNLCKAFQDYNNKLAQLRAGKSSKSKLVITKFKSPSSLDGWEVRQGTYFQDVVATKYDGGMDAKFEFTENGEAVFSGYVFTRGGFVELSKKLSLPLGSTLDRYEGLVLSVGGNGRSYVLILEAGPLADPSQSKLYFARISTKVGFCRKPVEVNAETKQDLRSFKLILEYIKALPTGQETDFVLVSCSGLGIEPSRREQVLKAKRAGEDSLRRSGLGYTIVRPGPLEEEPGGQRALIFDQGNRISQGISCADVADICVKALHDSSARNKSFDVCYEYVAEQGKELYELVAHLPDKANNYLTPALSVLEKNT
- the LOC107612804 gene encoding uncharacterized protein LOC107612804 isoform X3, which gives rise to MSSAAAATTANTALYSNTRFSSELLAPSINAFSKTHFSTCSNSLRPKRNTRLILAPRASPPSDSAKSTEDSGKRKRRKKSDDGNGGDGEEGEDDDNRLQLSLDDVNPVGLGRKSRQIFDEVWRKFSGLGQISRTSRTDDEETLFIREGPMCEFVIPGAQNTTVLVVGATSRIGRIVVRKLMIRGYLVKALVRKADQEVVDMLPRSVEIVIGDVGDPATLKAAVEGCNKIIYCATARSTITGDLFRVDHLGVYNLCKAFQDYNNKLAQLRAGKSSKSKLVITKFKSPSSLDGWEVRQGTYFQDVVATKYDGGMDAKFEFTENGEAVFSGYVFTRGGFVELSKKLSLPLGSTLDRYEGLVLSVGGNGRSYVLILEAGPLADPSQSKLYFARISTKVGFCRVRVPFSSFRPVQPDDPPLDPFLIHTLTIRFEPRRQKPVEVNAETKQDLRSFKLILEYIKALPLMLSKPRIFCLSQYGTFVWCSQKFTSLLHTRSLTDTSAHAPNCMFHISCMSLYRS